A genomic region of Mesorhizobium sp. NZP2077 contains the following coding sequences:
- the trxB gene encoding thioredoxin-disulfide reductase gives MTTKHAPVLIIGSGPAGYTAAVYAARAMLKPMLVAGLQQGGQLMITTDVENYPGFADPIQGPWLMEQMLKQAEHVGTDIINDIITEVDLNVRPFRAKGDSGTTYTADALIIATGAQAKWLGIPTEQDFMGFGVSACATCDGFFYRGKDVAVVGGGNSAVEEALYLSNLAKSVTVIHRRSDFRAERILRERLLKKDNVRVIWDTVVDEITGRPGKAPLPPSVEGLKLKHAVTGAETHLKVDGVFVAIGHAPAVELFAGKLKQKPNGYLWTAPDSTRTDVPGVFAAGDVTDDIYRQAVTAAGLGCMAALEAEKYLAGIEVHREAAE, from the coding sequence ATGACCACCAAGCACGCGCCTGTTCTTATCATCGGTTCCGGCCCGGCCGGCTACACTGCGGCGGTCTATGCCGCACGTGCCATGCTCAAGCCAATGCTGGTCGCCGGCCTGCAGCAGGGCGGCCAGCTGATGATCACCACCGATGTCGAAAACTATCCCGGCTTCGCCGACCCGATCCAGGGGCCGTGGCTGATGGAACAGATGCTCAAGCAGGCCGAGCATGTCGGCACCGATATCATCAACGACATCATCACCGAGGTCGATCTCAACGTGCGGCCGTTCCGCGCCAAGGGCGATTCCGGCACCACCTACACCGCGGACGCGCTGATCATAGCCACCGGCGCGCAGGCGAAGTGGCTGGGCATTCCGACCGAGCAGGATTTCATGGGCTTCGGCGTCTCCGCCTGCGCCACCTGCGACGGTTTCTTCTATCGCGGCAAGGATGTCGCGGTGGTCGGCGGCGGCAATTCGGCGGTGGAGGAAGCGCTCTACCTTTCGAATCTTGCCAAGAGCGTCACGGTCATCCACCGGCGCAGCGACTTCCGTGCCGAACGTATCCTGCGCGAGCGGCTGCTGAAGAAGGACAATGTCCGCGTCATCTGGGACACGGTCGTCGACGAGATCACCGGCCGGCCCGGCAAGGCGCCGTTGCCGCCCTCGGTCGAAGGGCTGAAGCTCAAGCACGCGGTGACCGGTGCCGAAACGCATCTCAAGGTCGACGGCGTGTTCGTGGCGATCGGCCATGCGCCGGCGGTCGAGCTGTTCGCCGGCAAGCTGAAGCAGAAGCCGAATGGCTATCTGTGGACAGCGCCGGATTCGACCCGCACCGACGTGCCCGGCGTCTTTGCCGCCGGCGACGTGACCGACGATATCTACCGCCAGGCGGTGACGGCGGCGGGGCTCGGCTGCATGGCCGCGCTCGAGGCGGAAAAGTATCTGGCCGGCATCGAAGTGCATCGCGAAGCAGCGGAATAG
- a CDS encoding LysR family transcriptional regulator, with protein MALDWDKLRVFHAAAEAGSFTHAAETLHLSQSAISRQVSALEHDVGVPLFNRHARGLVLTEQGEMLFRTAHDVLMKLETIKSRLTETKDRPSGVLRVTTTVGLGAGWLTERVQEFIELYPEISLQLILANEELDLTMRQADCAIRLRQPQQPDLIQRRLFTVHFHLYAAPSYVAKHGKPASVSELRNHRIVTFGLPVPSHLSELNWLETVGDFEGGQRVPSLQINDILSIKRAVQGGAGIAMLPDYVISKDSGLVQLLPETEVPSFDTYFAYPDAMKNQAKLHVFRDFIIAKARSWSF; from the coding sequence ATGGCGTTGGACTGGGACAAGCTACGCGTGTTTCACGCTGCGGCGGAAGCGGGGTCGTTTACACACGCGGCCGAGACATTGCACCTGTCGCAATCGGCGATATCGCGGCAGGTCAGTGCGCTCGAGCACGATGTCGGCGTTCCGCTGTTCAACCGCCATGCCCGCGGCCTGGTGCTGACCGAACAGGGTGAGATGCTGTTCCGCACGGCGCATGACGTGCTGATGAAGCTCGAGACCATCAAGTCGCGCCTGACGGAGACCAAGGACCGGCCCTCCGGCGTGCTTCGCGTGACGACGACTGTCGGTCTCGGCGCCGGCTGGCTGACCGAACGGGTGCAGGAGTTCATCGAGCTCTATCCGGAGATCAGCCTGCAACTGATCCTCGCCAATGAGGAGCTCGACCTCACCATGCGCCAGGCCGACTGCGCCATCCGGCTACGCCAGCCGCAGCAGCCGGACCTGATCCAGCGCCGCCTGTTCACCGTGCATTTCCACCTCTATGCAGCACCTTCCTATGTCGCCAAGCATGGCAAGCCGGCCTCGGTCTCGGAGCTCAGAAACCATCGCATCGTCACCTTCGGCCTGCCGGTGCCGTCGCATCTGTCGGAGTTGAACTGGCTGGAGACGGTCGGCGATTTCGAGGGCGGCCAGCGCGTGCCGTCGTTGCAGATCAACGACATATTGTCGATCAAGCGCGCCGTGCAGGGCGGCGCCGGCATCGCCATGCTGCCCGACTATGTGATCTCGAAGGATTCCGGCCTGGTGCAGCTTTTGCCGGAAACCGAGGTGCCGTCCTTCGACACCTATTTCGCTTATCCGGACGCGATGAAGAACCAGGCCAAGCTGCACGTGTTTCGCGATTTCATTATCGCGAAAGCCAGAAGCTGGTCATTTTAA
- a CDS encoding isoprenylcysteine carboxylmethyltransferase family protein — protein MRTFSAIAGSAIFLIAAPGVVAGLVPWLLSDHWGLPWSTVPGFVLAGGALIVAAVAVLLHAFARFALEGLGTPAPVAPTEKLVIGGIYRHVRNPMYVAVLSIIIGQALLFSSWTLVAYAVIGAVVMGSFVRLYEEPTLARRYGADYEIYRRNVPGWLPRLTP, from the coding sequence ATGCGGACGTTTTCGGCGATTGCCGGCAGCGCTATTTTCCTGATTGCAGCACCGGGTGTGGTGGCTGGACTTGTCCCCTGGCTGCTCAGCGATCATTGGGGCTTGCCGTGGTCCACCGTGCCGGGCTTCGTCCTTGCCGGCGGCGCCCTCATCGTCGCAGCAGTCGCCGTGCTGCTGCATGCCTTCGCCCGCTTTGCGCTCGAGGGGTTGGGCACGCCGGCCCCCGTCGCGCCGACCGAGAAGCTCGTGATCGGCGGCATCTACCGCCACGTCCGCAATCCCATGTATGTCGCCGTGCTGTCGATCATCATCGGCCAGGCGCTGCTGTTCTCGAGCTGGACGCTTGTCGCCTATGCCGTCATCGGCGCTGTTGTGATGGGCTCTTTCGTCAGGCTCTACGAAGAGCCGACACTGGCCCGCCGTTACGGCGCCGACTACGAAATTTACCGCCGCAACGTCCCCGGCTGGCTGCCGCGCCTGACGCCCTAG
- a CDS encoding elongation factor G, which produces MGTRAGGRRTGPKCIAIVGPFASGKTTLLEAILARTGSIPRQNPVSSGSTVSDHSPEARAHAMSVEATIATTEFMGEQITFVDCPGSIEFSFEAEPVLAACDLAVVVAEADEKKIPALQLIMRKLDDLGVPRILFLNKVDKAIAGVRDTLKMLQPASSVPLLLRQIPLRKDGVVIGSIDLALERAYIYREYAESEVAQIPGDDKARELEARFSMLETLADHDDQLMEQLLEEIEPPKDAIFDDLAADLRDGAVTPVLIGTAEKGNGVLRLLKAIRHDAPDIEATRKRLGAADGNATVVQVMKTIHTPHGGKLSVSRILSGQVTDGSELWLPGGDTAKVSGIYKMLGKDQFKLTAAKAGDTVALGKLDEVKTGQTLTSAKGGTKQLFAFQPPQPVFAFALRPKERKDEVKMSAAIQRLAEEDPSLSLRHNQDSAETVLSGHGEMHLRVVRERLEGKNQIPVEGHAPAVPYRETIRKPVQQRGRHKKQSGGHGQFGDVVIEIKPLPRGSGFQFTDTITGGVVPKTYIQSVETGVRDYLKTGPLGFPVVDVAVNLSDGSYHAVDSSDMAFQMAAKLAMKEGMAACSPVLLEPVMKVEIVTPSDATSKIIALIPQRRGQILGYDARPDWPGWDVVEATMPQAEIGDLIIELRSATAGVASYRAAFDHMAELTGRLADEAMNANGKAA; this is translated from the coding sequence ATGGGTACTCGCGCCGGAGGACGACGCACGGGACCGAAATGCATTGCCATAGTCGGTCCCTTTGCAAGCGGTAAGACGACACTTCTCGAAGCCATATTGGCCCGTACGGGCTCAATTCCCCGACAAAATCCCGTTTCATCGGGTAGCACCGTTTCAGACCATTCACCGGAGGCGCGCGCCCACGCCATGAGCGTCGAGGCGACCATCGCCACCACCGAATTCATGGGCGAGCAGATCACCTTCGTCGATTGTCCCGGCTCGATCGAATTCTCCTTCGAGGCCGAACCGGTGTTGGCCGCCTGCGATCTCGCGGTGGTCGTGGCCGAGGCCGACGAAAAGAAGATCCCTGCTTTGCAGCTCATCATGCGCAAGCTCGACGATCTCGGCGTGCCGCGCATCCTGTTCCTCAACAAGGTCGACAAGGCGATAGCAGGCGTGCGCGACACGCTGAAGATGCTGCAGCCGGCAAGCTCCGTGCCGCTCTTGCTGCGCCAGATTCCGCTGCGCAAGGACGGCGTCGTCATCGGCTCGATCGACCTGGCGCTGGAGCGCGCCTACATCTACCGCGAATATGCCGAAAGCGAGGTGGCTCAGATACCGGGTGACGACAAGGCGCGCGAATTGGAAGCGCGCTTTTCCATGCTGGAGACCCTGGCCGACCATGACGACCAGCTGATGGAACAGCTGCTGGAGGAGATCGAGCCGCCGAAGGATGCGATCTTCGACGACCTCGCCGCCGATCTGCGCGACGGCGCCGTGACGCCGGTGCTGATCGGCACGGCGGAAAAAGGCAATGGCGTGCTGCGCCTCTTGAAGGCGATCCGCCACGACGCACCAGACATCGAGGCGACCCGCAAACGGCTTGGCGCGGCCGATGGCAACGCTACGGTGGTGCAGGTGATGAAGACCATCCACACGCCGCATGGCGGCAAGCTGTCGGTGTCGCGCATCCTGTCCGGCCAGGTCACCGACGGTTCCGAACTCTGGCTGCCCGGCGGCGACACGGCCAAGGTTTCCGGCATCTACAAGATGCTCGGCAAGGACCAGTTCAAGCTCACCGCGGCCAAGGCCGGCGACACCGTGGCGCTGGGCAAGCTGGACGAGGTCAAGACTGGCCAGACGCTGACCTCGGCCAAGGGCGGCACCAAACAGCTGTTCGCATTCCAGCCGCCGCAGCCGGTCTTCGCCTTCGCGCTCAGGCCGAAGGAGCGCAAGGACGAGGTCAAGATGTCGGCCGCCATCCAGCGGCTGGCTGAGGAAGATCCCTCGCTCAGCCTGCGCCATAACCAGGACTCGGCCGAGACGGTGCTGTCTGGCCATGGCGAGATGCATCTGCGCGTCGTGCGCGAGCGGCTGGAGGGCAAGAACCAGATCCCGGTCGAAGGCCACGCGCCGGCCGTGCCCTACCGCGAGACGATCCGCAAACCGGTGCAGCAGCGCGGCCGCCACAAGAAACAGTCGGGCGGACATGGCCAGTTCGGCGATGTGGTGATCGAGATCAAGCCGCTGCCGCGCGGCTCCGGCTTCCAGTTCACCGATACCATCACCGGTGGCGTCGTGCCGAAGACGTACATCCAGTCGGTCGAGACTGGCGTGCGCGATTACCTGAAGACAGGCCCGCTCGGCTTCCCCGTCGTCGACGTCGCCGTCAACCTGTCGGACGGCTCCTACCATGCGGTCGATTCCTCCGACATGGCCTTCCAGATGGCGGCGAAGCTGGCGATGAAGGAAGGCATGGCTGCCTGCTCGCCGGTGCTGCTGGAGCCGGTGATGAAGGTCGAGATCGTCACGCCATCCGACGCGACCTCGAAGATCATCGCGCTGATCCCGCAACGGCGCGGCCAGATCCTCGGCTATGATGCGCGGCCCGACTGGCCGGGCTGGGATGTCGTCGAGGCGACCATGCCGCAGGCCGAGATCGGCGACCTGATCATCGAACTGCGCTCGGCGACGGCGGGCGTCGCCAGCTATCGCGCCGCCTTCGACCACATGGCCGAACTTACCGGCCGTCTCGCTGACGAAGCGATGAACGCCAACGGCAAGGCCGCGTAA
- a CDS encoding cupin domain-containing protein: MKFIACGSVPTIIAPEKYFTGRVLQTPIIEAEAPARLRATLVSFEPGARTHWHTHPLGQTLYVTSGAGLAQTSGGPVQEIRAGDVIWFAPGEKHWHGAGPKTAMTHIAMQEALDGVHADWLEAVSGEQYGS; encoded by the coding sequence ATGAAGTTCATTGCTTGCGGCAGCGTGCCGACCATCATAGCGCCGGAAAAATACTTCACCGGCCGGGTTCTGCAGACGCCGATCATAGAGGCGGAGGCGCCGGCGCGCCTGAGAGCGACGCTGGTCAGTTTCGAGCCCGGCGCGCGCACCCACTGGCACACGCATCCGCTTGGCCAGACACTCTATGTCACCTCCGGCGCCGGGCTTGCCCAGACATCGGGTGGCCCGGTCCAGGAGATCAGGGCCGGCGACGTCATCTGGTTCGCGCCCGGCGAAAAGCACTGGCATGGTGCCGGGCCGAAGACGGCAATGACACATATCGCCATGCAGGAGGCACTCGACGGCGTCCATGCCGACTGGCTGGAAGCGGTTTCCGGCGAGCAGTATGGCAGCTGA
- a CDS encoding MFS transporter — protein sequence MPKNRLPLVAAVYLGSFVALLDVSIVNVALPTIQQALQTDFGGLQWVVDAYTLCLSAFMLSSGLIGDRYGRKRSWLAGVGIFVAGSLICAVAPNLTALLAGRVVQGIAGSLLIPGALSILTQAFPDPRERAGVIGGWASFAAISLLVGPVLGGILVQTVGWQSIFLINLPLGLVTIVLGAVSIDETAHPEHAHLDLIGLALSILWLGSLTFGLISAGETGWNDPRTVTAIVAGVVGLAVFLGFEARTARPMLPLSLFRDVRFAVANVASFALGFTSYTSVFFFSMFLQQVQGWSPTQTGLRMAPAFIVQMVVSPFVGKLSARYGHSSLMTAGYVLIGLSMLGMCWAGPSTPYWVLCVLFAIGGLGNSLAIPTGSAAAMSYAPRERSGMVSAVINATRQSGLAIGIALLGALMSMRATSLLTGYLSDADVPNAEAVAHAAISRHDFATDAAMGESGVHELFATAYAGGFHAAMLTAAIAAFVTAALLIAVLAPAEARSAREAKQQA from the coding sequence ATGCCGAAGAACCGCCTGCCGCTCGTTGCCGCCGTCTATCTCGGCTCGTTCGTCGCTCTGCTCGATGTCAGCATCGTCAATGTCGCGCTGCCGACCATCCAGCAGGCGCTGCAGACCGATTTCGGCGGCCTGCAATGGGTGGTCGACGCCTACACGCTGTGCCTGTCCGCCTTCATGCTGTCGTCGGGCCTGATCGGCGACCGCTATGGCCGTAAGCGATCGTGGCTGGCGGGGGTCGGCATCTTCGTGGCGGGCTCGCTGATCTGCGCGGTCGCGCCCAATTTGACGGCGCTGCTGGCCGGCCGGGTGGTGCAAGGCATTGCCGGCTCGCTGCTCATTCCGGGCGCGCTGTCGATCCTGACGCAGGCCTTCCCCGATCCGCGCGAGCGGGCCGGCGTCATCGGCGGCTGGGCCTCGTTCGCGGCCATTTCCCTGCTGGTCGGTCCGGTGCTGGGCGGCATCCTGGTGCAGACGGTCGGCTGGCAGAGCATCTTCCTGATCAACCTGCCGCTTGGCCTGGTTACGATCGTGCTCGGCGCTGTTTCGATCGATGAGACGGCGCATCCCGAACATGCCCATCTCGACCTTATCGGCCTGGCGCTTTCGATCCTGTGGCTCGGCTCGCTGACCTTCGGCCTGATCTCGGCCGGGGAGACCGGCTGGAATGACCCCAGGACGGTCACGGCGATCGTCGCCGGCGTCGTTGGCCTGGCGGTCTTCCTCGGCTTCGAGGCACGCACGGCACGGCCCATGCTGCCGCTCAGCCTGTTCCGCGACGTGCGCTTTGCCGTTGCCAACGTCGCCTCGTTCGCACTCGGCTTCACCTCCTACACCAGCGTCTTTTTCTTCTCGATGTTCCTGCAGCAGGTGCAAGGCTGGTCGCCGACGCAGACCGGCCTGCGCATGGCGCCGGCCTTCATCGTCCAGATGGTGGTGTCGCCTTTTGTCGGCAAGCTCAGTGCCCGGTACGGCCATTCGTCGCTAATGACAGCGGGCTATGTGCTGATCGGCCTTTCCATGCTCGGCATGTGCTGGGCCGGACCGTCGACACCCTATTGGGTGCTTTGCGTTCTGTTCGCGATTGGCGGCCTCGGCAATTCGTTGGCGATCCCGACCGGCAGTGCTGCCGCCATGTCCTATGCGCCACGCGAGCGCTCGGGCATGGTGTCGGCGGTCATCAACGCCACCCGCCAGAGCGGACTTGCCATCGGCATCGCGCTGCTCGGCGCCCTGATGAGCATGCGGGCGACCAGCCTGCTGACTGGATATCTCAGCGATGCGGATGTGCCCAATGCCGAAGCGGTGGCCCACGCCGCCATATCACGGCATGATTTCGCCACCGACGCGGCAATGGGCGAAAGCGGCGTGCACGAACTGTTCGCGACGGCCTATGCCGGCGGCTTCCACGCCGCGATGCTGACAGCGGCGATTGCCGCGTTTGTCACCGCGGCACTGTTGATCGCTGTACTCGCGCCAGCCGAGGCGCGCTCGGCCAGGGAGGCCAAACAGCAGGCGTGA
- a CDS encoding pyridoxal phosphate-dependent aminotransferase, protein MAFLADTLSRVKPSATIAVTQKARELKNAGRDIIGLGAGEPDFDTPDNIKNAAIEAIRRGETKYPPVSGIVPLREAIAKKFKRENNLDYKPEQTIVGTGGKQILFNAFMATLNPGDEVIIPRPYWVSYPEMVAICGGTSVFADTSIENGFKLTAEVLERAITPKTKWLLMNSPSNPSGAAYTEAELRALADVLLKHPHVWTLTDDMYEHLTYGDFVFKTIAEVEPKLYERTLTMNGVSKAYAMTGWRIGYAAGPVQLIKAMDMIQGQQTSGACTIAQWASVEALNGPQDFIARNKAIFQGRRDLVVSMLNQARGISCPSPEGAFYVYPSCAQLIGKKTKAGKVIDTDEAFCSELLEAEGVAVVFGSAFGLGPNFRISYATSETLLEEACTRIQRFTASLT, encoded by the coding sequence ATGGCCTTTCTTGCCGACACCCTTTCCCGCGTAAAGCCTTCCGCCACCATCGCGGTGACGCAGAAAGCCCGCGAGCTGAAAAATGCCGGCCGTGACATAATCGGCCTCGGCGCCGGCGAGCCGGATTTCGACACGCCCGACAACATCAAGAATGCGGCGATCGAAGCGATCCGTCGTGGCGAGACCAAGTACCCGCCGGTTTCGGGCATCGTGCCGCTGCGCGAGGCGATCGCCAAAAAATTCAAGCGCGAGAACAATCTCGACTACAAGCCCGAGCAGACCATTGTCGGCACCGGCGGTAAGCAGATCCTGTTCAACGCCTTCATGGCGACCCTGAACCCCGGCGACGAGGTCATCATCCCCCGCCCCTACTGGGTCAGCTACCCCGAAATGGTTGCGATCTGCGGCGGCACGTCGGTGTTCGCCGACACCTCGATCGAGAATGGTTTCAAGCTGACGGCCGAGGTTCTGGAAAGGGCGATCACGCCGAAGACCAAATGGCTGCTGATGAACTCGCCGTCGAACCCGTCGGGCGCCGCCTATACGGAAGCGGAGCTGCGCGCGCTGGCTGATGTGTTGCTCAAGCATCCGCATGTCTGGACGCTGACCGACGACATGTATGAGCATCTGACCTATGGCGACTTCGTCTTCAAGACCATCGCGGAGGTCGAGCCGAAGCTCTACGAGCGCACGCTGACCATGAACGGCGTCTCGAAAGCCTATGCCATGACCGGCTGGCGCATCGGCTATGCCGCCGGTCCCGTGCAGCTGATCAAGGCGATGGACATGATCCAGGGTCAGCAGACCTCGGGCGCCTGCACCATCGCGCAATGGGCTTCCGTCGAAGCGCTCAACGGCCCGCAGGACTTCATCGCCAGGAACAAGGCGATCTTCCAGGGGCGGCGCGACCTTGTCGTCTCGATGCTCAACCAGGCGCGCGGCATCTCTTGCCCGTCGCCGGAAGGCGCCTTCTATGTCTATCCGTCCTGCGCCCAGCTGATCGGCAAGAAGACCAAGGCCGGCAAGGTGATCGACACCGACGAGGCCTTCTGCTCGGAACTGCTCGAGGCCGAAGGTGTGGCGGTGGTGTTTGGCTCGGCCTTCGGCCTCGGCCCCAACTTCCGCATCTCCTACGCGACCTCGGAGACGTTGCTGGAGGAAGCCTGCACGCGCATCCAGCGTTTTACGGCATCGCTGACCTGA
- a CDS encoding EAL domain-containing protein, whose product MSRSIGLAHIIRHDDGTSTGVWGIYTLQSAFQPIFAFKEGKLSVAAFEGLIRPFRDGEPQSPIAFFSTCPAADRLHVEALTRTLHLLNAGACLPQEASIFVNFDPSVFTERSVAENALREMRLVLHEAGIDPGRVVCEVTEQKSASQEALHGFVAALRGSGFRIAVDDYGSDDSDINRIKELKPDIVKFDAYWITQLMESGAGFALLTTMVKSFEDQGIRTVFEGIEEGWQLELAEKSGASMVQGFVLARPELAPTSFRVFGKTAPEAAPVTAAPAAPATQHAARPAKAFGRRVAP is encoded by the coding sequence GTGTCGCGCAGCATCGGGCTTGCCCATATCATCCGTCATGATGACGGCACCTCTACCGGTGTCTGGGGTATCTACACGTTGCAAAGTGCCTTCCAGCCGATCTTCGCCTTCAAGGAAGGCAAGCTGTCGGTTGCCGCCTTCGAAGGGCTGATCCGGCCGTTCCGCGACGGCGAGCCGCAATCGCCGATCGCCTTCTTCTCGACCTGTCCGGCCGCCGACCGCCTGCATGTCGAGGCGCTGACCAGGACGCTGCATCTGCTCAATGCCGGCGCCTGCCTGCCGCAGGAGGCGTCGATCTTCGTCAATTTCGATCCATCGGTGTTCACCGAGCGGTCCGTCGCCGAGAATGCCTTGCGCGAAATGCGGCTGGTGCTGCACGAGGCCGGCATCGATCCCGGCCGCGTCGTGTGCGAGGTGACCGAGCAGAAGTCGGCATCGCAGGAGGCCCTGCATGGCTTTGTCGCCGCGCTCAGGGGCAGCGGCTTCCGCATCGCGGTCGATGACTATGGCTCGGACGATTCCGACATCAACCGCATCAAGGAGTTGAAGCCCGACATCGTCAAGTTCGACGCCTACTGGATCACGCAACTGATGGAATCCGGCGCCGGCTTCGCGCTGTTGACCACCATGGTGAAAAGCTTCGAGGACCAAGGCATCCGCACGGTGTTCGAAGGTATTGAGGAGGGATGGCAACTGGAGCTCGCCGAGAAGTCCGGCGCTTCGATGGTCCAGGGTTTTGTGCTGGCGCGGCCGGAGCTGGCGCCGACCAGCTTTCGCGTTTTCGGCAAAACCGCGCCCGAAGCCGCCCCCGTGACCGCCGCACCGGCGGCTCCGGCTACACAGCATGCGGCGCGGCCGGCAAAAGCCTTCGGGCGCCGGGTCGCGCCATGA
- a CDS encoding EAL domain-containing protein: protein MRLERRRNVGDAIFADEIGIEYGVHGEYRLRSAYQPIFAPLGRCLHAVAVEGLIEPHRAGRAGSPRAFFESVTASDRLFVETMCRVLHLRNFHNIGVDGLDLFFNYNPMINDHSGRALAEIRLMSRHLGEFGLAPGMLVCEITEQAADDALLARLVREMRRDGIRIAIDDFGTGHSTEERVSLLKPDIVKIDGGWFAEFCRHAAAERFFRPLVSSLHDRGARVLVEGIEQPVHLRVALEAGVDLLQGFLLARPALAGTIFNEEPLVIDALLGFDNKVVPLFARTLHQRR from the coding sequence ATGAGGCTCGAGCGGCGGCGCAATGTCGGCGACGCGATCTTCGCCGATGAGATCGGCATCGAATATGGCGTCCATGGCGAATACCGCTTGCGCAGCGCCTACCAGCCGATCTTTGCGCCGCTTGGGCGTTGCCTGCACGCGGTGGCGGTCGAGGGTCTCATCGAGCCGCACCGTGCCGGCCGCGCAGGCTCGCCGCGGGCGTTCTTTGAAAGCGTCACTGCTTCTGACCGGCTGTTTGTCGAGACCATGTGCCGGGTGCTGCATCTTCGGAATTTCCACAATATCGGCGTCGACGGGCTCGATCTGTTCTTCAACTACAATCCGATGATCAACGACCATTCCGGGCGGGCGCTGGCCGAGATCCGGCTGATGAGCCGGCATCTCGGCGAGTTCGGCCTCGCCCCCGGAATGCTGGTCTGCGAGATCACCGAACAGGCGGCAGACGACGCGCTTCTGGCCCGGCTGGTGCGCGAAATGCGGCGCGATGGTATCCGCATCGCCATAGACGATTTCGGCACCGGCCATTCGACCGAGGAGCGGGTGAGCCTGCTCAAGCCTGATATTGTCAAGATCGATGGCGGCTGGTTCGCCGAGTTCTGCCGCCACGCCGCCGCCGAACGGTTCTTCCGCCCGCTGGTGTCAAGCCTGCACGACCGCGGCGCCAGGGTGCTGGTCGAAGGCATCGAGCAACCCGTCCATCTGCGCGTCGCGCTCGAAGCCGGCGTCGACCTGCTGCAGGGCTTTCTCCTGGCCCGGCCGGCGCTGGCCGGCACCATCTTCAACGAGGAGCCGCTGGTGATCGACGCGCTGCTGGGCTTCGACAACAAGGTCGTGCCCCTCTTTGCCAGGACTTTGCATCAGCGGCGCTGA
- a CDS encoding glutathione S-transferase family protein → MILYSMIDSGNCYKPRLLMAKLGLAFTTVEVSSHTGDTRKADFVAKNPNAMVPLLELDDGRRLAESNAILLYLAEGTRFLPADKYERGLAYQWLFFEQYSHEPYIAVRKALLTFPERAGDATPERLAVTLERGNKALGVMNAYLENNAFFAGGAFSVADIALYAYTHTAKQGGFQLDAYPAVAAWLGRVEADPGHVPIGWVG, encoded by the coding sequence ATGATACTTTACAGCATGATCGACAGCGGCAATTGCTACAAGCCGCGCCTGCTGATGGCCAAGCTTGGCCTCGCCTTCACCACGGTCGAGGTGAGTTCGCATACCGGCGACACGCGGAAGGCCGATTTCGTCGCCAAGAACCCGAACGCCATGGTGCCACTGCTCGAACTCGACGATGGCCGCCGGCTGGCCGAATCCAACGCCATCCTGCTCTATCTTGCCGAAGGCACGCGCTTCCTGCCGGCGGACAAATATGAGCGCGGGCTCGCGTATCAATGGCTGTTCTTCGAGCAGTACAGCCACGAACCCTATATCGCCGTGCGCAAGGCGCTGCTGACCTTTCCCGAACGCGCCGGGGATGCGACGCCGGAGCGGCTGGCGGTGACGCTGGAGCGCGGCAACAAGGCGCTCGGCGTGATGAACGCATATCTGGAAAACAACGCCTTCTTCGCCGGCGGCGCGTTCAGCGTCGCCGACATCGCGCTCTATGCGTATACGCATACGGCTAAGCAGGGCGGTTTTCAGCTCGACGCCTATCCGGCGGTTGCCGCCTGGCTTGGCCGCGTCGAGGCGGATCCGGGGCATGTGCCGATCGGCTGGGTAGGATAG
- a CDS encoding cold-shock protein, producing MATGTVKWFNATKGFGFIQPDAGGADVFVHISAVERAGLSTLVEGQKINFEIEQDRRTGKSSAGSLSKAA from the coding sequence ATGGCAACTGGAACGGTCAAGTGGTTCAACGCCACCAAGGGCTTCGGCTTCATCCAGCCTGACGCGGGCGGCGCGGACGTTTTCGTTCACATCTCCGCAGTCGAGCGTGCTGGACTGTCGACCCTGGTCGAAGGCCAGAAGATCAACTTCGAGATCGAGCAGGACCGCCGCACTGGCAAGTCGTCCGCTGGATCTCTGAGCAAGGCAGCCTGA